One segment of Paenibacillus sp. FSL R7-0337 DNA contains the following:
- the hemC gene encoding hydroxymethylbilane synthase has product MRKIIVGSRQSALALTQTGHVIADLERLSGAHGFDFTFEVHKIVTKGDRILDVTLSKVGGKGLFVKEIEQAMLAKDIDMAVHSMKDMPSELPEGLMNGAVPKREDPRDVLISGSGAGLEGLPQGARVGTSSLRRSSQLAALRPDLLIEPVRGNIDSRLKKLESGEYDAILLAAAGLSRMGWQDRITAYLPPEVCLPAVGQGALGIECREDDEELLRLLALYNDERTALTVTAERTFLGALNGGCQVPIGAYAILEPEGEAASPRITLTGMVGTPDGTVILKETCTGEDPVELGAEVARKLVARGAEKILADVRE; this is encoded by the coding sequence ATGCGGAAGATTATCGTGGGCAGCAGACAAAGTGCGCTGGCTTTAACGCAGACGGGGCATGTGATTGCCGATCTGGAGCGGCTTAGCGGAGCGCATGGATTTGATTTTACTTTTGAGGTGCATAAGATTGTGACCAAGGGTGACCGGATTCTAGATGTGACCCTGTCCAAAGTGGGCGGCAAAGGTCTGTTCGTCAAAGAAATTGAACAGGCGATGCTGGCGAAGGATATTGATATGGCAGTACATAGTATGAAGGATATGCCTTCCGAATTGCCGGAAGGCTTGATGAATGGAGCGGTGCCGAAGCGCGAAGATCCGCGCGACGTTCTGATCTCGGGCAGCGGAGCAGGACTTGAGGGTCTGCCGCAAGGCGCGCGCGTAGGCACAAGCAGCCTGCGGCGCTCCAGCCAGCTGGCTGCGCTAAGACCGGATCTGCTCATTGAGCCGGTACGCGGCAATATCGACTCCCGGCTGAAGAAGCTGGAGAGCGGTGAATATGACGCGATTCTGCTGGCAGCGGCGGGGCTGTCGCGGATGGGGTGGCAGGACCGGATTACGGCATATTTGCCGCCTGAGGTCTGCCTGCCCGCTGTAGGCCAAGGAGCACTTGGTATTGAGTGCCGTGAGGACGATGAGGAGCTGCTGAGGCTGCTGGCGCTGTATAATGATGAGCGAACGGCACTCACGGTGACGGCGGAGCGGACCTTCCTTGGCGCCTTGAACGGCGGCTGTCAGGTGCCTATCGGCGCTTACGCGATCCTTGAGCCGGAAGGTGAAGCTGCGAGTCCGCGAATCACTCTGACTGGGATGGTCGGAACACCAGACGGCACAGTCATTCTGAAGGAGACCTGCACCGGTGAAGATCCGGTGGAGCTTGGTGCGGAGGTCGCGCGTAAGCTGGTGGCTAGAGGTGCGGAGAAGATTTTGGCAGATGTAAGGGAATAA